One part of the Neisseria zalophi genome encodes these proteins:
- the rplQ gene encoding 50S ribosomal protein L17: protein MRHRNGNRKLNRTSSHRAAMLRNMANSLLSHETIVTTLPKAKELRRVVEPLITLGKKPSLANRRLAFNRTRDRDVVVKLFDDLGPRFAARNGGYIRILKYGFRKGDNAPLALVELVDKAAEVVSE, encoded by the coding sequence ATGCGTCATCGTAATGGTAATCGTAAATTAAACCGTACAAGCAGCCATCGTGCTGCAATGTTACGTAATATGGCTAATTCATTATTAAGCCATGAAACTATTGTAACTACTTTGCCTAAAGCTAAAGAATTGCGTCGAGTTGTAGAGCCGCTGATTACTTTAGGTAAAAAACCTTCTTTGGCTAATCGCCGTTTGGCTTTTAACCGTACTCGTGATCGCGATGTGGTAGTAAAATTATTTGATGACTTAGGTCCTCGTTTTGCTGCTCGTAATGGCGGTTATATCAGAATCTTGAAATATGGATTCCGTAAAGGTGACAACGCACCTTTGGCACTGGTTGAGTTGGTTGATAAAGCCGCTGAGGTTGTTTCTGAGTAA